The Musa acuminata AAA Group cultivar baxijiao chromosome BXJ1-3, Cavendish_Baxijiao_AAA, whole genome shotgun sequence genome window below encodes:
- the LOC135585815 gene encoding benzaldehyde dehydrogenase, mitochondrial-like isoform X3, with amino-acid sequence MAGRRIASSALFRSLAAPLFRKGIDGSASGVFRRFSIAAAIEEPISPPVQVKYSQLLINGKFVDSASGKTFPTLDPRSGEVIAQVAEGDAEDVNRAVTAARKAFDEGPWPRMTAYERSRILNRFADLIEKHNDEIAALETWDNGKPFEQAAQIEIPMLARLMRYYAGWADKIHGLVVPADGPHHVQVLHEPIGVAGQIIPWNFPLLMYAWKVGPALACGNTIVLKTAEQTPLSALYVSKLFLEAGLPEGVLNVISGFGPTAGAALASHMDVDKLAFTGSTTTGKIVLELAARSNLKPVTLELGGKSPMIIMDDADIDQAVELAHFALFFNQGQCCCAGSRTFVHERVYDEFIEKAKARAIKRVVGDPFIKGVEQGPQIDEEQFSKILHYIKSGVEDGATLVTGGTRAGTKGYYIQPTIFTDVQDGMKIAQEEIFGPVQSILKFKDLNEVIQRSNKTRYGLAAGVFTNNLHTANTLMRALRVGSVWINCFDVFDAAIPFGGYKMSGQGREKGIDSLKNYLQIKAVVTPLNNPAWL; translated from the exons ATGGCGGGACGAAGGATCGCGTCCTCTGCCCTCTTCCGCTCTCTGGCCGCTCCGCTCTTCCGCAAAG GAATAGATGGTTCGGCGTCTGGGGTCTTTCGAAGGTTTAGCATTGCTGCGGCGATCGAAGAACCGATTTCACCACCAGTGCAAGTAAAGTACTCGCAGCTTTTAATAAATGGGAAATTTGTGGACTCAGCATCAG GAAAGACTTTCCCAACCTTAGATCCTAGGTCCGGGGAAGTCATTGCTCAGGTTGCTGAAGGAGATGCCGAAGATGTCAACCGAGCCGTCACCGCTGCTCGCAAGGCATTTGACGAAGGACCATGGCCTAGGATGACTGCTTAT GAAAGATCGCGCATACTTAACCGGTTTGCAGATCTGATAGAGAAACACAATGATGAGATTGCTGCACTTGAGACTTGGGACAATGGGAAGCCATTTGAACAGGCTGCTCAAATTGAAATTCCAATGCTTGCACGTCTGATGAGATACTATGCCG GTTGGGCAGATAAGATCCATGGGCTTGTCGTGCCAGCTGATGGCCCACACCATGTTCAGGTCTTGCATGAGCCAATTGGTGTTGCAGGCCAAATTATCCCCTGGAATTTTCCTCTTCTTATGTATGCTTGGAAGGTGGGGCCTGCATTAGCATGTGGGAACACTATCGTTCTGAAGACTGCAGAACAAACTCCTTTATCTGCCCTATATGTGTCAAAGCTATTCCTTGAG gctggtcttcctgaGGGTGTTCTAAATGTGATATCCGGATTTGGTCCTACTGCTGGTGCAGCTCTTGCTAGTCACATGGATGTTGATAAG CTTGCTTTTACCGGATCTACTACCACCGGCAAAATTGTACTCGAACTGGCTGCAAGAAGCAATCTTAAGCCAGTGACACTAGAACTTGGGGGAAAATCTCCAATGATAATAATGGATGATGCTGATATCGACCAGGCTGTAGAGCTTGCgcattttgctttattctttaaTCAG GGGCAGTGCTGCTGCGCTGGGTCTCGTACATTTGTACATGAGCGTGTATATGATGAGTTTATAGAGAAAGCAAAAGCTCGTGCGATAAAACGTGTCGTTGGTGACCCCTTCATTAAGGGTGTTGAACAAGGCCCTCAG ATTGACGAGGAGCAGTTCAGCAAGATCTTGCATTACATCAAATCTGGGGTTGAAGACGGTGCTACCCTTGTAACAGGAGGCACTCGAGCAGGGACCAAAGGCTACTACATTCAACCCACCATCTTCACTGATGTACAG GATGGTATGAAGATAGCACAAGAAGAAATCTTTGGGCCAGTTCAGTCGATCCTTAAGTTCAA GGATCTCAATGAGGTGATCCAAAGATCAAACAAAACTCGCTATGGTCTGGCTGCTGGTGTATTCACTAACAATCTGCATACTGCAAACACCTTGATGCGTGCCCTAAGGGTTGGATCAGTATGGATCAACTGCTTCGATGTCTTTGATGCCGCAATtccctttggtggctacaagatgaGCGGGCAAGGGAGGGAGAAGGGCATCGACAGCCTCAAGAACTACTTGCAGATCAAGGCAGTTGTCACTCCCTTGAACAATCCTGCATGGTTGTAA
- the LOC135585815 gene encoding aldehyde dehydrogenase family 2 member B7, mitochondrial-like isoform X1: MRVQRIAEGASFTLSLSLSLSHLGSRYWVSAAIKAMAARWIASSLLSRSRSASSRALAYSLFRKGIDGSASGVFRRFSIAAAIEEPISPPVQVKYSQLLINGKFVDSASGKTFPTLDPRSGEVIAQVAEGDAEDVNRAVTAARKAFDEGPWPRMTAYERSRILNRFADLIEKHNDEIAALETWDNGKPFEQAAQIEIPMLARLMRYYAGWADKIHGLVVPADGPHHVQVLHEPIGVAGQIIPWNFPLLMYAWKVGPALACGNTIVLKTAEQTPLSALYVSKLFLEAGLPEGVLNVISGFGPTAGAALASHMDVDKLAFTGSTTTGKIVLELAARSNLKPVTLELGGKSPMIIMDDADIDQAVELAHFALFFNQGQCCCAGSRTFVHERVYDEFIEKAKARAIKRVVGDPFIKGVEQGPQIDEEQFSKILHYIKSGVEDGATLVTGGTRAGTKGYYIQPTIFTDVQDGMKIAQEEIFGPVQSILKFKDLNEVIQRSNKTRYGLAAGVFTNNLHTANTLMRALRVGSVWINCFDVFDAAIPFGGYKMSGQGREKGIDSLKNYLQIKAVVTPLNNPAWL; this comes from the exons atgCGGGTGCAGAGAATCGCAGAGGGTGCTtcatttactctctctctctctctctctctctcgcatctTGGTTCCCGGTACTGGGTTTCGGCTGCAATAAAGGCTATGGCGGCTCGGTGGATCGCGTCTTCTCTCCTCTCGCGCTCTCGCTCCGCTTCTTCTCGCGCTCTCGCCTACTCCCTCTTTCGGAAAG GAATAGATGGTTCGGCGTCTGGGGTCTTTCGAAGGTTTAGCATTGCTGCGGCGATCGAAGAACCGATTTCACCACCAGTGCAAGTAAAGTACTCGCAGCTTTTAATAAATGGGAAATTTGTGGACTCAGCATCAG GAAAGACTTTCCCAACCTTAGATCCTAGGTCCGGGGAAGTCATTGCTCAGGTTGCTGAAGGAGATGCCGAAGATGTCAACCGAGCCGTCACCGCTGCTCGCAAGGCATTTGACGAAGGACCATGGCCTAGGATGACTGCTTAT GAAAGATCGCGCATACTTAACCGGTTTGCAGATCTGATAGAGAAACACAATGATGAGATTGCTGCACTTGAGACTTGGGACAATGGGAAGCCATTTGAACAGGCTGCTCAAATTGAAATTCCAATGCTTGCACGTCTGATGAGATACTATGCCG GTTGGGCAGATAAGATCCATGGGCTTGTCGTGCCAGCTGATGGCCCACACCATGTTCAGGTCTTGCATGAGCCAATTGGTGTTGCAGGCCAAATTATCCCCTGGAATTTTCCTCTTCTTATGTATGCTTGGAAGGTGGGGCCTGCATTAGCATGTGGGAACACTATCGTTCTGAAGACTGCAGAACAAACTCCTTTATCTGCCCTATATGTGTCAAAGCTATTCCTTGAG gctggtcttcctgaGGGTGTTCTAAATGTGATATCCGGATTTGGTCCTACTGCTGGTGCAGCTCTTGCTAGTCACATGGATGTTGATAAG CTTGCTTTTACCGGATCTACTACCACCGGCAAAATTGTACTCGAACTGGCTGCAAGAAGCAATCTTAAGCCAGTGACACTAGAACTTGGGGGAAAATCTCCAATGATAATAATGGATGATGCTGATATCGACCAGGCTGTAGAGCTTGCgcattttgctttattctttaaTCAG GGGCAGTGCTGCTGCGCTGGGTCTCGTACATTTGTACATGAGCGTGTATATGATGAGTTTATAGAGAAAGCAAAAGCTCGTGCGATAAAACGTGTCGTTGGTGACCCCTTCATTAAGGGTGTTGAACAAGGCCCTCAG ATTGACGAGGAGCAGTTCAGCAAGATCTTGCATTACATCAAATCTGGGGTTGAAGACGGTGCTACCCTTGTAACAGGAGGCACTCGAGCAGGGACCAAAGGCTACTACATTCAACCCACCATCTTCACTGATGTACAG GATGGTATGAAGATAGCACAAGAAGAAATCTTTGGGCCAGTTCAGTCGATCCTTAAGTTCAA GGATCTCAATGAGGTGATCCAAAGATCAAACAAAACTCGCTATGGTCTGGCTGCTGGTGTATTCACTAACAATCTGCATACTGCAAACACCTTGATGCGTGCCCTAAGGGTTGGATCAGTATGGATCAACTGCTTCGATGTCTTTGATGCCGCAATtccctttggtggctacaagatgaGCGGGCAAGGGAGGGAGAAGGGCATCGACAGCCTCAAGAACTACTTGCAGATCAAGGCAGTTGTCACTCCCTTGAACAATCCTGCATGGTTGTAA
- the LOC135617563 gene encoding caffeoyl-CoA O-methyltransferase-like, whose amino-acid sequence MASEARVGEEEPKQLPVINEHKSLLNSEALYQYILETSVYPREPEAMKELRHITVKHPRRFMAAAADQLQFMSMLLKLINARKTLEIGVFTGSSLLATALALPEDGKVLAIDINRKYFDLGFPVIQKAGMAHKIDFREGLALPILDEILEKEEHSGSFDFAFVDADKANYINYHERVLKLVRMGGVIGYDNTIWGGFVVVPPGEPIPEELLKTKPEPIPEEFLKIKDLTVEFNKFLAADPRIEICHLSIADGFTLCRRIH is encoded by the exons ATGGCGTCCGAGGCACGCGTTGGAGAGGAGGAACCCAAGCAGTTGCCGGTGATCAATGAGCACAAGAGCCTCCTGAATAGTGAGGCACTCTACCAG TATATTCTGGAAACCAGTGTCTACCCACGTGAGCCCGAGGCCATGAAGGAGCTCCGACACATCACGGTCAAACACCCTAG ACGTTTTATGGCTGCAGCTGCGGATCAACTGCAGTTCATGAGCATGCTGCTTAAGCTGATCAATGCCAGGAAGACGCTGGAGATTGGCGTCTTCACCGGCAGCTCCCTGTTGGCCACAGCCCTCGCCCTCCCTGAGGATGGCAAG GTATTGGCCATTGATATCAATAGGAAGTACTTCGATCTTGGATTCCCCGTGATCCAAAAGGCTGGGATGGCACACAAGATCGACTTCCGTGAGGGCTTGGCTCTACCCATCTTAGATGAAATCTTGGAGAAG GAGGAGCACAGTGGATCGTTCGACTTTGCATTTGTGGATGCAGACAAGGCAAACTACATTAACTACCATGAAAGAGTGTTGAAGCTGGTGAGGATGGGGGGCGTGATCGGATATGACAACACCATATGGGGTGGCTTTGTGGTTGTGCCGCCGGGTGAACCGATACCTGAAGAACTCCTGAAAACAAAGCCCGAACCAATCCCTGAAGAATTCCTGAAAATTAAGGACTTGACTGTGGAGTTCAACAAGTTCTTGGCAGCCGATCCACGTATCGAGATCTGTCACCTCTCCATCGCTGATGGCTTCACTCTCTGTCGTCGCATCCATTGA
- the LOC135585815 gene encoding aldehyde dehydrogenase family 2 member B7, mitochondrial-like isoform X2 — protein sequence MRVQRIAEGASFTLSLSLSLSHLGSRYWVSAAIKAMAARWIASSLLSRSRSASSRALAYSLFRKDGSASGVFRRFSIAAAIEEPISPPVQVKYSQLLINGKFVDSASGKTFPTLDPRSGEVIAQVAEGDAEDVNRAVTAARKAFDEGPWPRMTAYERSRILNRFADLIEKHNDEIAALETWDNGKPFEQAAQIEIPMLARLMRYYAGWADKIHGLVVPADGPHHVQVLHEPIGVAGQIIPWNFPLLMYAWKVGPALACGNTIVLKTAEQTPLSALYVSKLFLEAGLPEGVLNVISGFGPTAGAALASHMDVDKLAFTGSTTTGKIVLELAARSNLKPVTLELGGKSPMIIMDDADIDQAVELAHFALFFNQGQCCCAGSRTFVHERVYDEFIEKAKARAIKRVVGDPFIKGVEQGPQIDEEQFSKILHYIKSGVEDGATLVTGGTRAGTKGYYIQPTIFTDVQDGMKIAQEEIFGPVQSILKFKDLNEVIQRSNKTRYGLAAGVFTNNLHTANTLMRALRVGSVWINCFDVFDAAIPFGGYKMSGQGREKGIDSLKNYLQIKAVVTPLNNPAWL from the exons atgCGGGTGCAGAGAATCGCAGAGGGTGCTtcatttactctctctctctctctctctctctcgcatctTGGTTCCCGGTACTGGGTTTCGGCTGCAATAAAGGCTATGGCGGCTCGGTGGATCGCGTCTTCTCTCCTCTCGCGCTCTCGCTCCGCTTCTTCTCGCGCTCTCGCCTACTCCCTCTTTCGGAAAG ATGGTTCGGCGTCTGGGGTCTTTCGAAGGTTTAGCATTGCTGCGGCGATCGAAGAACCGATTTCACCACCAGTGCAAGTAAAGTACTCGCAGCTTTTAATAAATGGGAAATTTGTGGACTCAGCATCAG GAAAGACTTTCCCAACCTTAGATCCTAGGTCCGGGGAAGTCATTGCTCAGGTTGCTGAAGGAGATGCCGAAGATGTCAACCGAGCCGTCACCGCTGCTCGCAAGGCATTTGACGAAGGACCATGGCCTAGGATGACTGCTTAT GAAAGATCGCGCATACTTAACCGGTTTGCAGATCTGATAGAGAAACACAATGATGAGATTGCTGCACTTGAGACTTGGGACAATGGGAAGCCATTTGAACAGGCTGCTCAAATTGAAATTCCAATGCTTGCACGTCTGATGAGATACTATGCCG GTTGGGCAGATAAGATCCATGGGCTTGTCGTGCCAGCTGATGGCCCACACCATGTTCAGGTCTTGCATGAGCCAATTGGTGTTGCAGGCCAAATTATCCCCTGGAATTTTCCTCTTCTTATGTATGCTTGGAAGGTGGGGCCTGCATTAGCATGTGGGAACACTATCGTTCTGAAGACTGCAGAACAAACTCCTTTATCTGCCCTATATGTGTCAAAGCTATTCCTTGAG gctggtcttcctgaGGGTGTTCTAAATGTGATATCCGGATTTGGTCCTACTGCTGGTGCAGCTCTTGCTAGTCACATGGATGTTGATAAG CTTGCTTTTACCGGATCTACTACCACCGGCAAAATTGTACTCGAACTGGCTGCAAGAAGCAATCTTAAGCCAGTGACACTAGAACTTGGGGGAAAATCTCCAATGATAATAATGGATGATGCTGATATCGACCAGGCTGTAGAGCTTGCgcattttgctttattctttaaTCAG GGGCAGTGCTGCTGCGCTGGGTCTCGTACATTTGTACATGAGCGTGTATATGATGAGTTTATAGAGAAAGCAAAAGCTCGTGCGATAAAACGTGTCGTTGGTGACCCCTTCATTAAGGGTGTTGAACAAGGCCCTCAG ATTGACGAGGAGCAGTTCAGCAAGATCTTGCATTACATCAAATCTGGGGTTGAAGACGGTGCTACCCTTGTAACAGGAGGCACTCGAGCAGGGACCAAAGGCTACTACATTCAACCCACCATCTTCACTGATGTACAG GATGGTATGAAGATAGCACAAGAAGAAATCTTTGGGCCAGTTCAGTCGATCCTTAAGTTCAA GGATCTCAATGAGGTGATCCAAAGATCAAACAAAACTCGCTATGGTCTGGCTGCTGGTGTATTCACTAACAATCTGCATACTGCAAACACCTTGATGCGTGCCCTAAGGGTTGGATCAGTATGGATCAACTGCTTCGATGTCTTTGATGCCGCAATtccctttggtggctacaagatgaGCGGGCAAGGGAGGGAGAAGGGCATCGACAGCCTCAAGAACTACTTGCAGATCAAGGCAGTTGTCACTCCCTTGAACAATCCTGCATGGTTGTAA
- the LOC135635976 gene encoding U-box domain-containing protein 19-like, producing MGTPVKVAAYSLQIPSAFWIRCCLFVSIKMPRPSDRRRFLALPVVQPGANVRPSVLLDALVVLADEILALRACPFRVHRRSAREAIREVVTIREFLADVRRRGSALPDSIVVGFSELYITLQKLRHLLQDCARPGARLWVLMRSERVSSEFLVLVRSISAALDVLPLASIDAVSEVKELIRFVEEQAWKATIETEPDDAQARRSVSSVLCQFKNGIAPTRSSLRQILDHLHIRSWNDCGEEIAFMEELFFESSDDGDEAALLDSLMAFMAYCRAVLFDTMDDEKSADEQLKAQATAMNHVIVNLDYLRCPISLELMTDPVTLATGQTYDRASISRWFESDCLSCPVTGEKLANKDMVPNSAIRNLVEQFCQQNNIRFPEPKAKQKRDVARTEKPLTSAAAGAMAMVAASLVDKLATGTNQEKNKAAHEIRKLSKSNIFNRACLVDAGLVPWLLQLFSSMDTSIQENAVAAVLNLSKHPDGSRAIVEVGGLCLIVDVIRYALKNQARQNAVAILFYLSSIEEYRIEIGKIPQAIPTLVELLREGTYRGRKNAVVALYMLLQAPDILPKALDAGAVPVLVALLSSEQEDLAGDAVGVLAKTAERHDGATAILESSAIPHLVEFLRSSTSRSGREKCVSTLLSLCDNGGAKVVRLLGQMPALLPSLYSLVAHGTSQARKKAISLVNCIHSLHGQGYPVIVASAAQEHIIRAQ from the coding sequence ATGGGGACCCCGGTGAAGGTCGCAGCGTACAGTTTACAGATTCCTTCAGCATTTTGGATTCGCTGCTGTCTCTTTGTCTCCATCAAGATGCCACGTCCCTCCGACCGCCGGAGATTCTTGGCGCTTCCGGTGGTGCAGCCCGGCGCCAACGTCCGCCCGAGTGTCCTCCTCGATGCCCTCGTCGTCCTCGCCGACGAGATCCTCGCCCTCCGGGCTTGCCCCTTTAGGGTCCACCGGCGCAGCGCTCGCGAGGCGATCCGCGAGGTCGTGACGATCCGCGAGTTCTTGGCCGACGTCCGCCGCCGGGGGTCGGCCCTCCCCGATTCCATCGTGGTCGGCTTCTCCGAGCTCTACATCACGCTCCAGAAGCTGCGACACCTCCTCCAAGATTGCGCCCGGCCGGGCGCACGGTTGTGGGTGCTGATGCGGTCGGAGCGGGTGTCGAGCGAGTTCCTGGTCCTCGTTCGCTCCATATCCGCCGCCCTCGACGTCCTCCCACTGGCGTCGATCGACGCCGTCTCCGAGGTCAAGGAGTTGATTCGGTTCGTCGAGGAGCAAGCATGGAAGGCCACGATCGAGACCGAGCCCGATGATGCCCAGGCAAGAAGGAGTGTTTCGTCCGTGCTTTGCCAGTTCAAGAATGGGATTGCTCCGACCCGGAGCTCCCTCAGACAGATCTTGGATCACTTGCACATCCGAAGCTGGAACGATTGCGGCGAAGAGATTGCGTTCATGGAAGAGCTCTTCTTTGAGAGCTCCGACGACGGCGACGAGGCAGCCCTCCTTGACAGCTTGATGGCGTTCATGGCCTATTGCCGGGCGGTGCTTTTTGATACCATGGACGACGAGAAGAGCGCCGACGAGCAATTGAAGGCCCAAGCAACAGCCATGAATCATGTCATCGTCAACCTGGATTATCTCCGGTGCCCCATCTCTCTCGAGCTCATGACGGACCCTGTGACGCTAGCCACAGGTCAGACCTACGACCGAGCATCCATTTCGAGGTGGTTCGAATCGGACTGTCTCTCCTGCCCGGTCACCGGCGAGAAGCTGGCCAACAAAGATATGGTTCCCAATTCCGCCATTCGGAACCTCGTCGAGCAGTTCTGCCAACAGAACAACATACGCTTCCCCGAACCAAAGGCCAAGCAGAAGCGCGATGTGGCGAGGACCGAGAAGCCTCTCACCTCGGCGGCAGCAGGAGCCATGGCAATGGTGGCTGCTTCTCTAGTCGACAAGCTTGCGACCGGGACGAACCAAGAGAAGAACAAGGCCGCTCACGAGATCAGGAAGCTGTCCAAATCAAACATCTTTAACAGAGCTTGCTTAGTAGATGCTGGCTTAGTCCCATGGCTTCTCCAGCTCTTCTCTTCAATGGATACTTCGATCCAGGAAAATGCAGTGGCGGCGGTGTTGAACCTCTCAAAGCACCCAGATGGCAGCAGGGCCATCGTCGAGGTCGGTGGCCTCTGCCTCATCGTTGATGTCATCAGATATGCACTCAAAAATCAGGCCCGGCAGAACGCAGTCGCCATTCTCTTCTATCTATCATCGATCGAAGAGTATCGAATCGAGATCGGGAAGATACCTCAGGCGATCCCGACATTGGTGGAGCTCTTGAGGGAAGGAACTTACCGGGGAAGGAAGAACGCCGTCGTTGCTCTATATATGCTGCTACAGGCTCCCGACATCCTGCCTAAGGCCCTCGATGCAGGGGCTGTCCCGGTTCTCGTGGCTCTTCTCTCCAGCGAACAAGAGGATCTTGCTGGCGATGCAGTGGGTGTTCTTGCAAAGACCGCAGAGAGGCACGACGGTGCGACGGCGATTCTGGAGTCCTCCGCCATACCTCACCTGGTGGAGTTCCTCCGGTCGTCCACGTCTCGGTCTGGGAGGGAGAAGTGCGTCtccaccctcctctctctctgcGACAACGGCGGAGCAAAGGTGGTCAGGTTGCTTGGACAAATGCCTGCGCTTCTGCCCTCCTTGTACTCCCTCGTCGCGCACGGCACTTCTCAAGCCAGGAAGAAGGCCATATCGCTCGTCAATTGCATACACAGTCTCCATGG
- the LOC135585815 gene encoding benzaldehyde dehydrogenase, mitochondrial-like isoform X4: MAGRRIASSALFRSLAAPLFRKDGSASGVFRRFSIAAAIEEPISPPVQVKYSQLLINGKFVDSASGKTFPTLDPRSGEVIAQVAEGDAEDVNRAVTAARKAFDEGPWPRMTAYERSRILNRFADLIEKHNDEIAALETWDNGKPFEQAAQIEIPMLARLMRYYAGWADKIHGLVVPADGPHHVQVLHEPIGVAGQIIPWNFPLLMYAWKVGPALACGNTIVLKTAEQTPLSALYVSKLFLEAGLPEGVLNVISGFGPTAGAALASHMDVDKLAFTGSTTTGKIVLELAARSNLKPVTLELGGKSPMIIMDDADIDQAVELAHFALFFNQGQCCCAGSRTFVHERVYDEFIEKAKARAIKRVVGDPFIKGVEQGPQIDEEQFSKILHYIKSGVEDGATLVTGGTRAGTKGYYIQPTIFTDVQDGMKIAQEEIFGPVQSILKFKDLNEVIQRSNKTRYGLAAGVFTNNLHTANTLMRALRVGSVWINCFDVFDAAIPFGGYKMSGQGREKGIDSLKNYLQIKAVVTPLNNPAWL; this comes from the exons ATGGCGGGACGAAGGATCGCGTCCTCTGCCCTCTTCCGCTCTCTGGCCGCTCCGCTCTTCCGCAAAG ATGGTTCGGCGTCTGGGGTCTTTCGAAGGTTTAGCATTGCTGCGGCGATCGAAGAACCGATTTCACCACCAGTGCAAGTAAAGTACTCGCAGCTTTTAATAAATGGGAAATTTGTGGACTCAGCATCAG GAAAGACTTTCCCAACCTTAGATCCTAGGTCCGGGGAAGTCATTGCTCAGGTTGCTGAAGGAGATGCCGAAGATGTCAACCGAGCCGTCACCGCTGCTCGCAAGGCATTTGACGAAGGACCATGGCCTAGGATGACTGCTTAT GAAAGATCGCGCATACTTAACCGGTTTGCAGATCTGATAGAGAAACACAATGATGAGATTGCTGCACTTGAGACTTGGGACAATGGGAAGCCATTTGAACAGGCTGCTCAAATTGAAATTCCAATGCTTGCACGTCTGATGAGATACTATGCCG GTTGGGCAGATAAGATCCATGGGCTTGTCGTGCCAGCTGATGGCCCACACCATGTTCAGGTCTTGCATGAGCCAATTGGTGTTGCAGGCCAAATTATCCCCTGGAATTTTCCTCTTCTTATGTATGCTTGGAAGGTGGGGCCTGCATTAGCATGTGGGAACACTATCGTTCTGAAGACTGCAGAACAAACTCCTTTATCTGCCCTATATGTGTCAAAGCTATTCCTTGAG gctggtcttcctgaGGGTGTTCTAAATGTGATATCCGGATTTGGTCCTACTGCTGGTGCAGCTCTTGCTAGTCACATGGATGTTGATAAG CTTGCTTTTACCGGATCTACTACCACCGGCAAAATTGTACTCGAACTGGCTGCAAGAAGCAATCTTAAGCCAGTGACACTAGAACTTGGGGGAAAATCTCCAATGATAATAATGGATGATGCTGATATCGACCAGGCTGTAGAGCTTGCgcattttgctttattctttaaTCAG GGGCAGTGCTGCTGCGCTGGGTCTCGTACATTTGTACATGAGCGTGTATATGATGAGTTTATAGAGAAAGCAAAAGCTCGTGCGATAAAACGTGTCGTTGGTGACCCCTTCATTAAGGGTGTTGAACAAGGCCCTCAG ATTGACGAGGAGCAGTTCAGCAAGATCTTGCATTACATCAAATCTGGGGTTGAAGACGGTGCTACCCTTGTAACAGGAGGCACTCGAGCAGGGACCAAAGGCTACTACATTCAACCCACCATCTTCACTGATGTACAG GATGGTATGAAGATAGCACAAGAAGAAATCTTTGGGCCAGTTCAGTCGATCCTTAAGTTCAA GGATCTCAATGAGGTGATCCAAAGATCAAACAAAACTCGCTATGGTCTGGCTGCTGGTGTATTCACTAACAATCTGCATACTGCAAACACCTTGATGCGTGCCCTAAGGGTTGGATCAGTATGGATCAACTGCTTCGATGTCTTTGATGCCGCAATtccctttggtggctacaagatgaGCGGGCAAGGGAGGGAGAAGGGCATCGACAGCCTCAAGAACTACTTGCAGATCAAGGCAGTTGTCACTCCCTTGAACAATCCTGCATGGTTGTAA
- the LOC135617604 gene encoding homeobox-leucine zipper protein HOX16-like produces the protein MDRVRLIFDSSSSRGRHGQRMLLLGGGGGGGSSPVFGGARSALAAAEGANKRRPFFTSPEELLEEEYYYDEQQPDKKRRLSPEQVRLLERSFEAENKLEPERKSELARTLGLQPRQVAVWFQNRRARWKTKQLEHDFDRLKSSYGSLLSDHDSLLKENDRLRSQVISLTEKLQSRTAASAGAAGIAGTKSDVQAAASVADPATLAVQTKAEDRLSAGSGGSAVVDGEAAKQLVDSSEVSYFPEGYHCMGPVDGGRVHSEEEDVSDEGCNYYSDGMFAAEHHHQDEVDAQLDWWVWS, from the exons ATGGATCGTGTTCGTCTGATCTTTGATTCCTCCTCGTCGCGCGGCCGCCACGGGCAGCGGATGCTCCTgttaggcggcggcggcggcggcggtagcagTCCGGTCTTCGGAG GGGCGAGATCGGCGTTGGCTGCAGCGGAGGGCGCGAACAAGCGGCGGCCGTTCTTCACGTCGCCGGAAGAGCTCTTGGAGGAGGAGTACTACTACGACGAGCAGCAGCCGGACAAGAAGCGCCGCCTCTCGCCGGAGCAG GTACGCTTACTGGAGCGGAGCTTCGAGGCGGAGAACAAGCTGGAGCCGGAGCGGAAGAGCGAGCTGGCCCGGACGCTTGGCCTGCAGCCGCGGCAGGTGGCGGTGTGGTTCCAGAACCGCCGCGCCCGGTGGAAGACGAAGCAGCTGGAGCACGACTTCGACCGCCTCAAATCCTCCTACGGCTCTCTTCTCTCCGACCATGACTCCCTCCTCAAGGAAAACGACCGCCTCCGATCCCAG GTGATCTCACTGACCGAGAAGCTCCAGAGCAGGACAGCAGCTTCAGCGGGAGCCGCGGGGATCGCCGGGACGAAATCAGACGTTCAGGCCGCCGCATCAGTCGCCGATCCTGCGACCCTGGCCGTCCAGACGAAGGCGGAGGACAGGCTGAGCGCGGGGAGCGGCGGGAGCGCGGTGGTCGACGGGGAGGCCGCCAAGCAGCTGGTGGACAGCAGCGAGGTGTCCTACTTCCCGGAGGGCTACCACTGCATGGGCCCCGTCGACGGCGGCCGGGTTCACTCGGAAGAGGAGGACGTGAGCGACGAGGGGTGCAACTACTACTCCGACGGCATGTTCGCGGCGGAGCACCACCACCAGGATGAAGTGGATGCGCAGCTGGATTGGTGGGTTTGGAGCTGA